The DNA segment ACGGCGGCATCTCCGGCGCCTACGTGACACCGCTCTGAGGGACTCGCCGGCCAGCCAGCAGCCGGTCGCGTCTGGAACACGTGCGCCGAGTCCGGTGAGCCGTGAGAGAACCGTCCGTGGGAGGTCGTAGGACCGTCGTCCCTTGAATCTGTTCCGCAGGATTCGCACTCAAGATTCTCTTTGAGCTGCGTTTCCTGCGGAACGGATGCAGGCGGGATCGCTGTGAAAATGCCCGGACAGACATGACCTCGGTCGAGGACCGGGGTCATGTCTGTCCGAATCGGGCCTTCCGATCAGGCGCTCTCCTCCGGGCGTTCGAGTGCTTCCTTCTCGGTCTCGGTGGCGACATAACCTTCGATGTGTCGCTCATCCGGGCCGTTGTAGGCCGACAGCGGACGGATCAGCGCATTCGAGGCCGCCTGCTCCAGCACGTGGGCGCTCCAGCCGGTCACCCGGGAGGCGACGAACAGCGGGGTGAAGGTCAACGTGTCGAAACCGATCAGGTTGTAGGCCGGGCCCGAGGGGTAGTCCAGGTTCGGATAGATCCCCTTGCGCTCGACGAACTCGCTCTCCAGCGCGGTGTAGAGCTCCAGAACGTCCTGTCGGTCGTAGTGCTCGACCAGCGAGTCCAGCGCATCCTTCATCGTCGGTACGCGGGAGTCGCCGCGCTTGTAGACGCGGTGGCCGAAGCCCATGATCTTGCGCTTCTCCGCCAGCGCCTTGTCCAACCACGGCTTCACGTTCTCGGCGCTGCCGATCTCGTCGAAGACGTGCAGCACGGCCTCGTTCGCCCCGCCGTGCAACGGGCCCTTCAAGGCGCCGATGGCGGCGGTGATCGCCGAGTACAGGTCGCTCATGGTGGAGGTGACCACGCGGGCGGTGAAGGTGGAGGCGTTGAAGGAGTGCTCGGCATACAGGATCATCGAACGGTTGAAGGCATCGACCACCAGCGGATCGGCCTCCTCGCCGAAGGTCATCCACAAGAAGTTCGCCGCATAGTCAAGATCATCACGCGGCTCGACGACCTCCTCACCGCGACGCCGACGCTGGCCGTAGGCGACGATCGCCGGCAGTGCGGCATAGAGCCGGATGCTGCGGGCCAGATTGTCCTCGGCCGTACCACCGGCTTCCATCACCGACTTGGCGCCGCTGGTGTCGTTCGCACCGATGGCGCTCACCGCAGTGCGGACCTCGTCCATCGGGTGGGCGTCGGTCGGCAGCAGGTCGATCACGGCCTTCACGTTGTCGGCCAGAGGACGATTCTCCCGCTCCACCTTGCGCAACTCCGCCAGTTGCTCCGCGGTCGGCAGCTCGCCGTTCCAGAGCAGGTAGGCCACGGCCTCGAACGGCTGGGTGGCGGCCAGCTCCTGCACCGGGTAGCCGCGGTAGAGCAGGCTGTTGGTCTCCGGGTTCACCTTCGAGACCGCGGTGTAGTCGACGACGACACCGGCGAGTCCCTTCTTGATGTCCTCGGGCTTGATCTCATCTGACATGGTCGTGCTCCTTTGCGACGTGCGGGATCGGGATCACTTGGTGATCTGGAAGTTGAAGATCGAGGAGTCGAAGCTGTTGTACTCCTCGTAGTCGAGCAGGTCGTACAGATCGGCCCGGTGTTGCATGGCGCCCAACTGGCTGGTCAGGTTGCCCTCGGAGAGCAGGGTGTCCAGTGCCCGCTCGGTGGCCCCCATCGCCATCCGCAGGGTCGACACCGGCCAGATCACCATCCGTACCCCGACATCGCGGAGTTGATCGACGGTGAACAGCTCGCTCTTGCCGAACTCGGTCATGTTCGCCAGCACCGGTACGTCCAGCGCGGCGGCGAGCTGCTCGAACTCCGACAGGTCACGCATCGCCTCACCGAAGATGGCATCGGCGCCGGCGTCGACCAGGGCCTTGGATCGGTCGATCGCCGCGTCCAGACCTTCCAACGCCCGGATGTCGGTCCGGGCCATGATCAGGAAGTTGTCGTCGCGGCGGGCATCGGCGGCCGAACGGATCCGCTGGACCGCGGTGGAAGTCCCGACGACCTCCTTGCCGTCCAGGTGACCACAACGCTTCGGGTTCACCTGGTCCTCGATGTGACAACCGGCCAGACCGGCGTCCTCCAGGGTCTGCACGGTACGGGCGACATTCATCGCCTCACCGAAACCGGTGTCGGCGTCGACGATCGACGGCAGGTCGGTCACCCGGGCGATCTGCCCGGCGCGCTGGGCCACCTCGGTCAGCGTGGTCAACCCGATGTCGGGCAGACCCAGATCGGCCGACAGCACCGCGCCGGAGATGTAGACCCCGTCGAAGCCCTTGCGCTCGATCAGCTTCGCCGACAGCGGATTGAACGCACCGGGGAAGCACAGCAGCTCACCGGTGGCGAGTCGCTCACGGAACAGGCGGCGCTTCTCGTGGGCCGGTGTCTTCGCGTACAACATCAGCGCACTCCCTTCCTGGGTGATGACGGTTGCATCAGAACAAGCCCTTCGGGGCACTGACTGAGTCGAGCAGACCGGGCTTGGCGATGATCGTCAACTGCGCGACCTCTTCGGCGCTCAGCTCCGGCAGACGCTGCACCAACTCCAGGAAGCGATCGATCTCGGACTGTTCCAACATCGGCTCGGCGAGCAGCTTGAACTTGTTGATGTAGTTCTCCCGGACGAACGGGCGGGCGCCCAGCGGATGCGCATCGGCGACCGCGATCTCCTCGGTGATCGTGGAGCCGTCGGTGAGCTTGATCTCCACCCGGCCGCCGAAGGCCTTCTCGTCGGGATCCTCGGAGTGGTAGCGACGGGTCCACTCCGGGTCCTCGGCGGTGGTGATCTTGTTCCACAGCTCGACGGTGTCAGGACGTGCCGCCCGCTCGGGGGCGTAGGAGTCGACGTGGTGCCAGCCACCGTCCTGCAGGGCGACGGCGAAGATGTAGGGGATCGAGTGGTCCAGGGTCTCCCGCGAGGCCGACGGATCGTACTTCTGCGGATCACCGGAACCCGAACCGATCACATAGTGCGTGTGGTGACTGGTGTGCAGGACGATCGAATCGATCTTGCTCGGATCCTTCAGCTCCGGGTGCTCGTTGCCCAGCCGTCGGGCCAGATCGATCCAGGCCTGTGCCTGGTACTCCGCGGAGTGCTCCTTGGTGTAGGAGTCGAGGATCGCCCGCTTCGCCTCACCCGGTGCCGGCAGCGGCACCTCGTAGCGGCCCTCGGGTCCGTCGAGCAGCCAGGCGATCACGCCGTCCTCACCCTCGTAGATCGGCGACGGGCTGGTCTGCCCGCGCATGGCCCGGTCGACGGCCTCGACCGCCAGCTTGCCGGCGAAGGCCGGGGCGTGTGCCTTCCAGGTGGAGATCTCGCCCTTGCGGGACTGCCGGGTGGCGGTGGTGGTGTGCAGGGCCTGACCGACGGCCTGGTAGATCACCTCGGTGGGCAGACCCAGCATGGTGCCGATGCCGGCGGCGGCCGACGGGCCGAGGTGGGCGACATGGTCGATCTTGTGCTTGTGCAGGCTGATCGCGCGGACCAGATCCATCTGGATCTCGTACCCGGTGGCGATGCCGCGCAGCAGGGCGGCACCGTCGGAGCCGACGTGCTGGGCGACGGCGACGATCGGCGGGATGTTGTCACCGGGGTGGGAGTACTCGGCGGCCAGGAAGGTGTCGTGGTAGTCCAGCTCGCGGACCGCCACACCGTTGGCCCAGGCAGCCCACTCCGGGCTGGAACGGACATCGAGCTGGCAGCCGAAGGTGGTCGAGCCGTTGCCGTTGCGGGTGACCGGATGGTCGAGGGCCTGGGAGCGGGCGGAGACGATCGGTCCGCGCAGCAGCGAGGCGGCGGCGACCGAGGCATTGTCGATGATCCGGTTGATCACCATCTCGGTGACCTCGGGGTCGACCGGCACCGGATCGGTGGCGACCTCGGCGATCTTCCAAGCGAGCTGGTCCTCACGTGCGAGGTTCTCGTCGCTGCGGTACATGCGGACGGGATGGTTGATTGTCATCGATGACCTTCCGGGAGTGTGTCGAGGATACTTGTCAGGGCGTTGTGCAGATGGACATGGGTGGCATGGGCCGCCAGGTCGGAGTCACCGGCGGCGATCGCCGAGGCGATCAACCGGTGCTCGGTGACCGAGGCGGCCAGACGGTCGGGTTTGTCCCGGGCGAGCCGGCGTACCCGCACCAGGTGGGTACGGACTCCGCGCAGCGCCGAGGTGAGGAAGTCGTTGCCGACAGCAGCATCGATCGCCGCGTCGAAGCGGGCGATGCAGGAGTAGTAGACGTCGCGCCCAGCCTTCTCCGCCAGCCGCAGTCGCGCCGGGTCGAACTCCTCGGCCAGGGCTGCGAAGACCTCGGGGTCACCACGCCGAGCCGCCGCGCGGGCCGCAGCCTCCTCCAGGGCACGACGCAGTTCGAACAGCGAACGGATGTCCTCGGCGCCGATGGCCGAGACCACGGTCACCCGCGGGGACTGCTGGACCACCAGGCCATCGGCGACCAGGCGACGGATCGCCTCTCGCAGCGGGGTCCGGCTGACACCCAGTCGCGCGGCCTGTTCCACCTCGCCGAGCACGGCTCCGGGTGGGAGCGTCCCGGCCTGGATGTCGGACAGCAACGTCGCGTAGGCCCGGTCACTGGCCCGCGTCTGCGGTCGCTCGTCCAACGTTGACATCAGTCAATGTATACACTGCCGCGGAATCGATTGGCAATGCTTCCTTCCACCCCTGGTCAATGTGTACCTAAAGTGAAGCGGTGGTGTCGCTCAGCGGTCTCCGGGGTATCGCCTGTGGATGCCACGGCATCGATCGGCTGTCCGGTCGGCGGCCGGGTCGCCCGACGCGGCAGGTGTCTCGGCGCGGGCTGGGCAAGAGGCGGCGGACGGCCCCTAAGCTGGGAGCCGTGACTTCTGCCCAGCCGACATCCCCTCGCCGGGTGGCTCTGTTGACCCATGTCGGCCGACCGGAGGCGATCACCGCCGCACGACAGATCGCCGGCGACCTCGCCGCTGCCGGATTCGTACCGGTGATCCCCGAGGCCGATCTGCTGCGGATGGACGGTGCGCTGGCCGAGCTCGCGGTCGAGCCCTTGCCCGCCGATGCGAACTCGCTGGCCGGATGTGAACTGGCGATCGTCCTCGGCGGGGACGGCACCATCCTTCGCGCCGCCGAGTTGACCTTGGCCTCCGACACCCCCTTGCTGGGCGTGAACCTGGGCCATGTCGGCTTCCTCGCCGAGGCCGAGTCCTCGGAGATCGGCGCCATCTCCGAGGCTGTGATCGCCGGCAGCTGGCGGGTCGAGGAACGTTTCGTGATCGACGTGCGGGTCAGCGATTGCGAGGGTCTGCAGACCTGGTCCTCCTTCGCCATCAACGAGGTCTCGATCGAGAAGGAGGCCCGCGAACGGGTCCTGGAGGTGCTCGCCTCGATCGACGAACGGCCGATCTCCCGATGGGCCTGTGACGGTGTCCTGGTCGCCACCCCGACCGGGTCGACCGCCTACGCCTTCTCCGCCGGGGGGCCGGTGGTGTGGCCGGAGGTGGACGCCTTGTTGATGGTCCCGTTGAGTGCACATGCGTTGTTCTCCCGCCCGTTGGTGCTCGGTCCTTCCTCCCATGTCCAGATCGAGTTGTTGCCCACCCCGGTGGCCCATCAAGGTGTGGTCTGGTGTGACGGACGTCGTTCGACCACCCTGGCCGTGGGAAGTCGGGTTCGGGTGCAGAAGAGCGATCGCCGGTTGCGACTTGCCCGGTTGTCCAGTGCACCGTTCACCGACCGTCTGGTGCACAAGTTCGGACTGCAGGTCGACGGCTTCCGTGGGGGCCGCGCCTGATGATCACCGAGGTGCGGATCGCCAACCTGGGAGTGATCGCGGAGTCGGTGTTGGAACCCCACCGGGGACTGACGGTGCTGACCGGCGAGACCGGTGCGGGCAAGACCATGATCGTTTCCAGTCTCGGCATGTTGCTGGGGGAGCGGACCGACTCCGGTCGGGTACGTGGGGGTACCGATCGTGCCGTCGTCGAGGGACGTTTCGACCTCTCCGGTCTGTCGTCGGAACTGCTGCAGGCGGTGGCCGATGCAGGTGGTGAACCCGACGGCGACGAGTTGTTGATCAGCCGCCAGGTGAGTGCGGCCGGACGTTCGCGCGCCTTCGTGGGGGGATCCCAGACCAATCTGCAGACCCTGCAGCAGATCAGTTCCGAGCTGATCACCATCCATGGTCAGTCGGGTCAGATCGAGCTCGGCCGATCATCGCGGCAGCGTGAGATCCTCGACTCCTTCGCCGGCCCGGAGCTGCTGCAGCTGCGCACTCAATACCATGATCATTTCGTCGCTCATCGGGATGCCCTCGCCGAGCTCGCTCAGTTGCAGGCCGATGCCCAGGCCCGGGCGAGGGAAGCCGATCTGTTGCGGTTCGGGATCGCCGAGATCGACCAGGTCGCACCCGAACCCGGGGAGGATTCGGCGTTGCGGGCCGAGGCCGCCCGGTTGACCGACATCGATGATCTTCGGATCGCCGCCCAGCAGGCGACCCGGGCCCTGGCCGGCGACGACGAGGATCCCGGTGCCGGGGCACTCGCTGCACTGACCGCCGCCGACACCTCCTTGCGGCAGCTGGCCGGCTCCGATGCCGCCGCGGCCGAACTGGTGGATCGGATCTCCGAACTCCTCGTCGGGGCCCAGGACCTGACCGGGGAGGTGTCGCGCTATGCCGACTCGTTGTCGGCCGACCCACAACGTCTCGCCGCGGTGATGGACCGTACCGCCGCGCTCACCTCGTTGACGCGCAAGTACGGGGTGGACATCGACGCGGTGCTCGCCTGGCGTGCCGACTCGGCGCAGGCGCTGGAAGGACTCGACGGCAGCGAGGACCGGATCGCCGAACTGCAGGAGGTGATTGCGCAGACCGAACCGGTCGTCGACCGGCTCGCTGCCGATCTGACTGCCGCCCGGAGAGAAGCCGCCGAACGGATCGCCGGGCAGGTCGGTCCGGAACTGGCAGCGCTGGCCATGCCGCACGCGCAGCTGACCTTCTCCGTGACCCCCGCCGAACGCGGGCCCTGGGGTGCGGATCGGATCGAGTTGCTGCTGGCCGCGAACCCGGGGCAGGCTCCGCAACCGCTGGCCAAGGCTGCCTCCGGTGGTGAGCTCTCCCGGATCCGGCTGGCACTGGAGGCGGTGCTGACCGATGCCGGTATCGGAACCGGTGGAACGGTGGTCTTCGACGAGGTGGACGCCGGTGTCGGCGGTGCAGTCGGTCTGGAGATCGGCCGACGGCTGTCGGCGATGGCCGCGACCAGTCAGGTGATCGTGGTCACCCACCTCGCGCAGGTGGCTGCCTTCGCCGATCGGCACTTCGTGATCGCGAAGTCCTCTGACGGCCAGGTCACCACCAGCGGCCTGGTCGAGGTCACCGACGCCGAGCGGGAGGCCGAACTGGCCCGGATGATGGCTGGGCTCTCCGAGACCGGTACGGCTCGTGCGCACGCCCGGGAGCTGTTGGCAGAGGCCGGCCAGGGCTGAACCCGGATCGCTGCGGCAGGAAGGTGTCGGTGCCCCCGATTAGGTGTTGCGGGGCGGGCCGAGCGTCCCCGGTTCCTGCCGATCCCGACTCCGGAGCCCACAGGGGCGGAAGAGAAGTGGAACAAGCCGTGAACGATCTACCGCAGCCCGACCTGGTACTGATCCCCGGCCTCTGGCTGCCTGCAGAGATCTGGCAACCCGTGGTCACCGAACTGGCAGCCGTCGGTGTCGCCGCCCATCCGGTGGAACTGCCGGGACAGGGGGCGTCTCCGCCGGACGCGTTGCTCGATGATCAGTTGGCGGCTGTGCTGGAGGTCGTCGACGGCCTCGAGCGGCCGATCGTGGTCGGGCACTCCGCGGCATCCGGACTGGCCTGGCTGGTGGCCGACCGGCGACCGGACGCGATCACGGCCGTGGTGCTGATCGGGGGGTTCCCGCCATCCGACGGTGCCGTCTATGCCGACTTCATCGAACCGCGCGACGGTGTCGTCGGTTTCCCCGGCTGGGAGCCTTTCGAGGGCCCCGATGCCGACGACCTCGACCAACAGCAGCGTGCGCACATCGAGGAGCTGGCCGTACCGGTGTCGGCCGGGGTGACCAAGGCACCGGTGAGGCTGGGGGATCGGCGGCGCCATGACGTACCGGTCGTGCTGGTCTGCCCCGAGTTCTCGCCCGGTGAGGCACAGGCATGGATCGATGCCGGTGACCTGCCCGAACTCGCGGCGGCGAAGAACTTGCAACTCCTCGACCTTCGGTCCGGACACTGGCCGATGGTCTCCTGCCCGGCCGACCTGCTGCGCGGGATCGACCGGGCCTGAACGCTCCGATCAGGCCCATGTCGCCCGGACGCGCCCCGGGCCGGTCGGGCAGATCGACCGGACCCCGCCGTACAAGACCTCGTACCCGACGACATCGGTCGCTGGGGTCGGGTGATGCCTGCTCAGGAGTTGTACTTGACCGTCGCCTTGTTCGTCTTCGAGCTCCAGGTGATGGTGCCGCGCTCGAAGTTCGAGCGGGCGCCACCGCTGATCTTGTACTCGTCGGAGGTGGGGTACCCGAGCTTGGACTTGGCGCCGCCGAGATTGCGGTAGGCCGTGCGAATGGTCCCCTTGACCGCGTGGATCTTCCCGTTCTTGCCGTAGATGTCGGCCTTCGCGAACTCGGTGTAGGAGCCGTTGCCGTAGGTCTTCTGCTCCAGCCGGCGCGGTGAGCCGACCCAGCCGGATTCGCCACCGAGGCTCTGCCACTTCTGGTAGTTGCCGGTCTTCCAATCACCCATCTTCTTCGCCACCAGGTTCCGGAACTCCGGCATCCGCTTGTCCATGGCCGGGCCGGGGCAGTTGGTGTTCACCACATCACCGTGGGTGAAGATCGTGTTCACCCGCTTCCCGGCCAAGGTGACTTTGCCCTTCGGGTCGCGGTAGTTGCCGTCCAACTTCCAGGCGACGATGCTGGCGGCGGCGTCGAATGCCTTGGTCGTCGGGCCGCTGGTGGTGTGATCACACATCAGGGAGACACCGACGGTGTCGGCATTCCAGTCCCGGGCGTGCGCCCCGTGGACCGGCAGGTCGGTGCCCCCGGCGCGTCCCTCGTAGATCCGTCCGTAGCGGTCGACCAGGAAGTTGTAGGCGATGTCGCAGTACCCGCGGCTCTCGGTGTGGTAGGCGTAGATGCCCCGGACGATGCTTGCCGACTGCGCGGAGGAGTAGTTGTTCACCCCCGCGGTGTGGTGGATGACCGCGCCCCGAATGGTCGTTCCGTAGGGCTTGTCGCACTCCTCGCCGAGTTTCTCGTCGGCACCCCAGGACTTCCGGGAGATGATGCTCGGGCCCCGTGGAGTGGGGGCGCCGCCGGCGACGGTGCCGGCCGGCAACGACTTGTCCGCACTGGACGTGCCCGGGTCGATCAGGTCGACCGACAGGCCCTTGGGGGCCGAAGAACCCTTCAATCGCAATTCGATTCCGCTGGCCTCGGAGGTGAAGACCGGCTCCGAACCAGGTCGCTCCCCGGACTCACCCGTTGCGTGGTCGTCGTCGATCGGCACCTGTTCCCAGCCGGTCCAGGAGCCGTCGACCTTCACCCGGTAGTCCAGGGTGGGTGTCGGACCGCTGTCCCAGGTGACACCGAAGAGGCTGAACTCCTCGACATCGGGAGCCGACAGTGCCGGCTTGGCCGACCCTGCGGTGGTCCGGCCCGCGGCCTTGGTCGGTACGGTCAACCGCTCGATCTCCGGGGAGCCCCCGGCCGGTGCGGCCTTCGCCGGGGTGGCCGAGACCGCCTGCCAGCCGGACACCAGGAGGGCCGCGGTGGCGGTCAGAGCAAGCAGTCTGCTGGGGTTGGGCATGATCACTCCCGGGTTCGGCCGAAGTCGGCAACAACGTCGCGGCGGACTCCAACCAGCGGTGTCGGTTCTGTCAGCCGAACGGGGCCGAAGTCTGAAGGACGGCTCCACAGTTGCCTCGGAACCCGGGCCGATCACACTCGGTTCGGCGTGGTTTGCCCCAGTGTCGGTCAGGCCACGTAGGATGGAAGCCCGTGGGAGCCGCGCATCAGACCAAGCACATCTTCGTCACCGGAGGCGTCGCCTCCTCACTGGGCAAGGGCCTGACGGCATCGAGCCTCGGCCAGTTGCTGGCCGCCCGTGGAATGCGGGTGACCATGCAGAAGCTCGACCCGTACCTGAACGTCGATCCGGGCACGATGAACCCGTTCCAGCACGGCGAGGTGTTCGTCACCGAGGACGGTGCCGAGACCGACCTGGACATCGGCCACTACGAGCGGTTCCTCGATCGCAACCTGAACGCCGAGGCCAATGTCACCACCGGCAAGATCTACTCCCAGGTGATCGCCAAGGAGCGACGCGGGGATTACCTCGGTGACACCGTTCAGGTGATCCCGCACATCACCAACGAGATCAAGGACGAGATGCTCGGCATGGGCGGTCCGGAGGTCGACGTGGTGCTGCACGAGATCGGCGGCACCGTCGGCGACATCGAATCCCTGCCGTTCCTGGAGGCCGCCCGGCAGGTCCGCCGCGACGTCGGCCGGGAGAACTGCTTCTTCCTGCACGTCTCCCTGGTTCCCTACATCGGACCCAGTGGTGAGCTGAAGACCAAGCCGACCCAGCACTCGGTGGCCGCGCTGCGCCAGGTCGGCATCCAGCCCGATTCCCTGGTCGTGCGCTGCGACCGGGAAGTACCCGACAGCGTGAAGCGCAAGATCGCGCTGATGTGCGACGTCGACGAGGAGGCGGTCGCCACCGCGATCGACGCGCCCAGCATCTACGACATCCCGAAGGTGCTGCACGCGGAGGGACTCGACGCCTATGTCGTGCGCCGGCTCAACCTGCCGTTCCGGGACGTGAACTGGTCACGCTGGGACAACCTGCTCGATCGGGTGCACAAGCCCACCGACGAGGTGACGATCGCGCTGGTCGGCAAGTACATCGACCTGCCCGATGCCTATCTCTCGGTGGTCGAGGCGCTGCGTGCCGGTGGTTTCGCCAACTGGGCCAAGGTCAACGTCCGCTGGGTTCCCTCCGACGACTGCGCCACCCCCGACGGTGCCGCGCGCAACCTCGGTGATGTCGACGGTGTGGTGATCCCCGGTGGCTTCGGGATCCGTGGTGTCGAGGGCAAGATCGGCGCGATCCGCTACGCCCGGGAGAACCAGCTGCCGATCCTCGGCCTGTGCCTGGGACTGCAGACGATGGTGATGGAGGTCGCTCAGCACCTGGCCGGACTCGAGGGTGCGGCGTCCTCGGAGTTCGATCCCGGCACCCCGCATCCGGTGATCGCCACCATGGCCGAGCAGGTGGAGATCGTCGACGGCGCCGGTGACCTCGGCGGCACGATGCGGCTCGGCGCGTACCCTGCCGAACTGACCCGCGGATCCCTGGTCGCCGAAATGTACGGCCAGCACCGGGTGAGTGAGCGGCACCGGCACCGCTACGAGGTGAACAACCTCTACCGACCGCAGCTGGAGGAGGCCGGGCTGGTGATCAGCGGTACCTCACCGGATTCGACCCTGGTCGAGTTCATCGAGCTGCCACGGCAGGTGCACCCCTTCTTCGTTGCCACCCAGGCCCACCCGGAGCTGAAGTCCCGACCGACCGATCCGCATCCGCTGTTCGCCGGGCTGGTCCGGGCGGCGCTGCGGCACAAGGTGGCCGCGCGGTTGCCCGAGGATCCCGAGGCGACTGAACCGCAGGAGCCCGGACAGGAGGAGCGCAACGATGGCTGATCCGGAGAGCATCACCACGGTGGCTGCCGACGAACTGGGTGATCGGGCCGAAGACTGGCCAGTCGTGCACCGGGAGGTACGCCATGCTGGGCACGTCACCACCTATGTCACCGACACCGTGCAGGCGCCCGACGGCAGCACCCTGACCCGGGACTGGATCGAGCATCCCGGTGCCGTCGGTGTGATCGCGCTCGACTCCGACGAACGGGTGGTGCTGGTCCAGCAGTACCGGCATCCGGCCGGGTTCCGGCTCTTCGAGCCACCGGCAGGTCTGTTGGACGTGGCTGAGGAGGAGTGGCTGATCGGTGCCCAGCGCGAGCTGGCCGAGGAGGCCATGCTGGCTGCCGATCGCTGGGACGTGCTGGTCGACATGTTCACAAGTCCCGGTGCCAGCGGGGAGAACGTCCGGATCTACCTGGCAAGGGACCTGCGGCCGGTGGCCCGCCCCGACGGGTTCGAGCTGGAGGGCGAGGAGGCCGACATGAGCATCGTCCGTGCCCGTCTCGACGACCTGCTGGACGGGGTCTTCGCCGGACGGTTGCAGAATCCGCTGCTGGTCACCGGGTGTCTGGCGGCGGCCCAGGCCTTGCGTACCGGTCGGGAACTACGCCCCGCCGACTCGCCGTGGCCGGCCCGGGCGCCACGCCCCCGCACCCGCTGAGGCGGCGGCGGGCATCGCCATGACTCCGCCGGTGCTGGTCCGGTCCTTCCTCGACCATGTGATCGTCGAACGTGGCCTTTCGCCGAACACCGCCGCCGGTTACCGTCGCGACCTCGATCACTACCTGGCCCATCTCGAACGCGCCGGTGTGACCGATGCGGAGGCGATCACACCGCAGCACATCACCGCCTTCGCAGCAGATCTGGCCGGTCGGTTCGCCCCGTCCAGCGTCGCGCGCGCCGTCGCCGCGGTACGCAGCCTGCATCGCTTCGCCGTCACCGAGACGATCACCAGCACCGACCCGGCAGTCGAGGTGAAACCGCCGAAGCTTCCCCAACGATTGCCGAAGGCCCTCCCGGTGGACCAGGTCCAGCGGCTGTTGGACACCCCGGACACCAGCACGGTCACCGGTCTGCGGGATGCGGCGCTGCTGGAACTGCTCTACGGCACCGGCGCCCGGGTCTCCGAGATCGTCGACCTCGATGTCGACGACCTGACCGCACCGTTGGAGGGTGCCGGTGGATTGCGGTTGATCGGCAAGGGCAACAAGGAGCGGATCGTGCCGCTGGGCAGCTACGCCCGAGCCGCCGTGGAGGCGTGGTTGGTCCGCGGACGACCGGTCTGGGCAGCGAAGACGACGGCCGGGCCACCGTCGCTGCTGTTGAACAGCCGGGGGAATCCGCTCACCCGCCAGCTCGCCCATGCCGTACTGGCACGGGCAGGGGAGGCGGCCGAACTGCCGGTGACGATCAGCCCACACACCCTGCGCCACTCCTACGCCACACACCTGCTGGACGGTGGCGCCGATGTCCGGGTGGTGCAGGAGTTGTTGGGCCACGCCTCGGTCACCACCACCCAGCTCTACACCCTGGTCACCGTCGACCACCTGCGCGAGGTCTATCTCAGCGCCCACCCCCGGGCACGCTGAGCCTGCCTGTCTGCTTCTCGGACGATCCGATTTGCCGAGCCGCCGCTCGGAGTCAGCCGGCGAAGACAGCGCTGCACAACCTGCCCGGACCCGGCGGACGCCGCCCGCATTCGAGCCTCCGGCTGACGCTCCGTCCCTGCGTCCCATGGTGGGTTGGACGGCAGACGATAGGGTTGCACCCGAACACAGCACGTCCCGCACCGGCTGCGGGGAAAGGCAGGACATGGAGACGGTTCCAGGTGACCCGATCGCGAAGCTGATTGCGAACGGGATCGGCCCGGTCGACGATGACGGCCTCGGCCCGACCGGTCGGCCGTTGCCCCATCTGAAACTGCCGGAGCCGCCGCCGCAGCCGACCAAGGGCAT comes from the Naumannella halotolerans genome and includes:
- a CDS encoding site-specific tyrosine recombinase XerD, with translation MTPPVLVRSFLDHVIVERGLSPNTAAGYRRDLDHYLAHLERAGVTDAEAITPQHITAFAADLAGRFAPSSVARAVAAVRSLHRFAVTETITSTDPAVEVKPPKLPQRLPKALPVDQVQRLLDTPDTSTVTGLRDAALLELLYGTGARVSEIVDLDVDDLTAPLEGAGGLRLIGKGNKERIVPLGSYARAAVEAWLVRGRPVWAAKTTAGPPSLLLNSRGNPLTRQLAHAVLARAGEAAELPVTISPHTLRHSYATHLLDGGADVRVVQELLGHASVTTTQLYTLVTVDHLREVYLSAHPRAR